The nucleotide window CCTCTGCAGCGTTCCCGACTTTCTGCGCGATCGCAGATGTGGAGAGTAGCAGCACGCATGCAATAACACGCAGTGTCAAATGGGCTGCACACAAAGCATTTCTCTTGGGGAAATAGCTCACTGAAACGTACTCCGAAGTAGTAAGCCAGGCCTTGATATGAAGGATAACTGGTTGTCCTTGATTCACCATCCACGGCAATCGCATTCGAAAATCCTCCTAACTCCCGAGGATTATCGCTTCCAACGCCTCTTGTGACCAGCCGGCGACTTTTCGTTTTAGCATGGGAAGCGGCGGACAATCCTCTACTCATCTCAAGCTACAAAATCACCCAGCTGCACTCAACAATCCCCTTGGCAATTACCCGACAACCGGGTGCTCACGCAGACGTGAGCCCCCGGTTAAACCCGAAGCAAGAAGTTGCCTGCCGGCAGGCAGATGGGTTACGCTTCCACTATCTCAGCCTGGGAGCCATCTGCCCGAGAACGCGATGGCCAGCGATACCGATATTTCGGTAGATGTCTGTGGTTTACGCTGAGTAGGTAGCGAAAGCTCTCATTGGCGTTCGAATCCCCGCTCGGGCATTCGCTCACTCTCGTCAGGTGCATCTCGCCACACCACCGTTTGCTGATGCGATTTGCGACTATCAACCTGGCTTAGCAAGACCAGGTGCGTCAAAACGCCCCCGACCCGTCTTGCAGCGAACCTCTTCCGCGTTACGAAAACCGACAGGGCCCGCCAAGCAAACATCGACCAGAAACCGGTTGAGAGAGGTTGCCACATTGAATGGCTTGCAATACATTGGCTAACCATGCAATCTTCGCCCACGAAAAAAGAGGACTGGAACGATGAGCACACTCTATTCAACCACCGTCACTGCCACAGGCGGACGTAGCGGACGCGTTACCAGCGATGACGGCTTGCTCGAACTCGATCTTGCTATGCCCGAACGCCTGGGGGGCAAAGGGGGGGCAACCAATCCCGAACAACTGTTCGCGGCGGGCTATGCCGCCTGTTTCGGCAACGCTGTCATCCATGTGGCTCGTAGCACGCACAAGATCACCGATGACGATGTGACCGTGACCGGGACTGTCTCCTTGGCGCCGAACGGCAGCGGCGGGTTTGCGCTAGAGGTTGCACTCGATGTCGCCATCACGGGCGTCGACCAGGAAACGGCTGAAAAGATCGTCGAGAAAGCGCACCAGACTTGCCCGTACTCGAACGCGGTGCGCGGCAATATCGATGTCGTGCTTTCGGTTCGCAACTCGGCATAGGCTCTCGCAAAATGGCAAAGAAACACCTTCCGTCAGGTGCAAAGGGGGATGAACTGTTGCGGCTCGACCAGCAACTATGCTTCCCCCTCTATGCGGCGACCAATCTAATCCAGCGTCTGTATCGCCCGCTGCTAGAACCGCTTGGCCTTACTTATTCGCAATACCTAGTGATGCTGGTACTGTGGGAACGCGAGCCGTTGACGGTGCGCGAACTGCAAGGGTGCCTTCATCTCGATGTCGGCACGCTCAGTCCGATGCTCAAACGCATGGAAAGCGCCGGCATGATCACACGGCTGCGCGATCCGCAGGATGAGCGCCGCGTGCTGATCGCGACAACGGCACAGGGTAGTCAACTAAAAGCCAAGGCGCGGAACATTCCGCATGCGCTTGCGAAAAAGACAGGGGTTGAATTGAACCAGATCGAAGACCTGCGCGATCTAACTCGTGCGTTGGTTGTCCAGTTGAGCGAAGCAGCTGAGAGGTAACCGGTCTGAGCTGCAGCAACCGCTCGCTCTTGCCAGATTATCAAATTAGCAACATCGATTCAGGCGAGCAGTCAGCGGGTGTTTGCAACGTTTTGGAGACATCCCTATTAGATCAATATTTGTGCGACGAATGGCAATCGCATAGCCTGGGTTAGCGGCTAAACGTATCCCCGCAATTACATCCCAGCAGGACCTGGTGCGTCGAGACGCGTCCTCCGTTTCTAGCTCTTAGCTTTGATCATGCGAATCGTCATCCAAGCGCCTCTGCAGGGATGAAGTGAACTGATGTCTGACGGTACTGCCAGCAGTGAGTATTGCTGTAAGTAATTCAAGTCCGCATTGCTACAATACTCGCCGTGCTGTTATCGTTTGACTCGCGCCGACATCAACAAGCGTAATTTAA belongs to Bremerella cremea and includes:
- a CDS encoding organic hydroperoxide resistance protein, producing the protein MSTLYSTTVTATGGRSGRVTSDDGLLELDLAMPERLGGKGGATNPEQLFAAGYAACFGNAVIHVARSTHKITDDDVTVTGTVSLAPNGSGGFALEVALDVAITGVDQETAEKIVEKAHQTCPYSNAVRGNIDVVLSVRNSA
- a CDS encoding MarR family winged helix-turn-helix transcriptional regulator, with product MAKKHLPSGAKGDELLRLDQQLCFPLYAATNLIQRLYRPLLEPLGLTYSQYLVMLVLWEREPLTVRELQGCLHLDVGTLSPMLKRMESAGMITRLRDPQDERRVLIATTAQGSQLKAKARNIPHALAKKTGVELNQIEDLRDLTRALVVQLSEAAER